The following are from one region of the Oncorhynchus masou masou isolate Uvic2021 chromosome 24, UVic_Omas_1.1, whole genome shotgun sequence genome:
- the LOC135511714 gene encoding testis-specific serine/threonine-protein kinase 6-like, whose translation MYTEKVLREMGYKLGATIGEGSYSKVKLAISQKHNSEVAIKIVDRKKAPHDFVHKFLPRELTLLRGVRHNNIVHVHEFIEVCNGRLYIVMEAAATDLLQKIQEVNSIPIAQAKTMFSQIVSAVNYLNQNNIVHRDMKCENVLLTRDNQVKITDFGFGRFAKGYPELSSTYCGSAAYAPPEVLLGVPYDPKKYDVWSLGVILYVMVTGCMPYDDSNVSKLPRAQRKALVYPDDVTVEEPCQQLIAYLMQFSPSNRPTIQQVAEQSWLQ comes from the coding sequence ATGTACACAGAGAAAGTTCTGCGCGAGATGGGCTACAAGTTGGGAGCAACAATCGGCGAGGGAAGCTACTCCAAAGTGAAATTAGCCATCTCCCAGAAACACAATTCTGAGGTGGCCATAAAAATTGTGGACCGCAAAAAGGCTCCCCACGACTTCGTCCACAAGTTTCTACCCAGGGAGCTGACACTTTTGAGGGGAGTGAGACATAACAATATTGTACATGTGCACGAATTCATTGAGGTTTGCAACGGCCGACTATACATAGTGATGGAGGCGGCAGCGACGGATCTTCTTCAAAAAATCCAAGAGGTCAATTCCATCCCCATAGCCCAAGCCAAGACCATGTTTTCCCAGATTGTCAGCGCTGTGAACTATCTCAATCAAAACAACATCGTCCATCGGGACATGAAATGTGAGAATGTGCTGCTGACTAGGGACAACCAAGTAAAGATCACAGACTTTGGTTTTGGGAGGTTTGCTAAGGGCTACCCTGAGCTGAGCAGCACCTACTGTGGTTCAGCGGCCTACGCTCCACCTGAGGTACTGCTCGGAGTTCCATACGACCCTAAGAAATATGATGTGTGGAGCTTGGGTGTGATTCTCTATGTCATGGTCACTGGGTGTATGCCGTACGACGATTCCAATGTCAGCAAACTCCCGCGGGCTCAGCGCAAGGCCTTGGTCTACCCGGACGACGTCACCGTGGAAGAGCCATGCCAGCAGTTAATTGCCTATCTGATGCAGTTCAGCCCTTCTAACCGCCCGACAATCCAACAGGTGGCAGAGCAGTCTTGGTTGCAATAA